Proteins from a single region of Paenibacillus sp. BIHB 4019:
- a CDS encoding response regulator transcription factor: MEPIRLVIADDQRLLRESLRTVIELEEDMKVVGLAENGQQACELVDELRPALVLMDVQMPVMDGISAIRKIRARHPAQPILILTTFTDDDYIIEGLAGGAIGYLLKDMDKANLFAAIRSAAAGRHMLTPEIATKLATRLSAMSKAAPLEMNAQKLKKLGLQFTEREKQIIALMVQPLTNPQIADTLFMSVGTVKNYVSIIYSKLGTSDRMQAVASLQELFSVDGD; this comes from the coding sequence ATGGAGCCTATTCGATTAGTGATAGCCGATGATCAGCGTCTGCTGCGCGAAAGTCTGCGTACGGTCATTGAGCTGGAGGAGGATATGAAGGTCGTCGGACTGGCCGAAAACGGGCAGCAAGCCTGCGAGCTTGTTGATGAGCTGCGGCCAGCGCTCGTATTAATGGATGTGCAAATGCCAGTTATGGATGGCATCAGTGCCATTCGCAAAATTAGAGCCCGTCATCCGGCGCAGCCGATTTTGATTTTGACGACGTTTACCGATGATGATTATATTATTGAAGGACTAGCTGGCGGAGCAATCGGCTATTTGCTCAAGGATATGGATAAGGCCAATTTGTTTGCCGCCATTCGCAGCGCTGCTGCAGGCAGGCATATGCTCACCCCGGAAATCGCGACGAAGCTTGCAACGCGGCTGTCTGCCATGTCCAAAGCAGCACCACTAGAAATGAATGCGCAGAAGCTTAAAAAGCTAGGCCTCCAATTCACAGAACGCGAAAAGCAAATTATTGCCCTAATGGTACAGCCGCTGACTAACCCGCAAATTGCAGACACATTATTTATGAGCGTCGGCACGGTCAAAAATTACGTCAGCATCATTTACAGCAAGCTGGGTACCAGCGACCGGATGCAAGCGGTTGCCAGCCTTCAGGAGTTATTTTCGGTGGATGGGGACTAG
- a CDS encoding ABC transporter ATP-binding protein — translation MIEVRDIHKKYRRRKVLDGVSFQIEKGEITCLIGTNGAGKSTVMKAIMGLTPIRKGEITMDGQKLGKERYEKISFIPDHLTMPPAMRLDEAMVFMADFYRSWNEDRAKELMTFFQLEGKERIGHLSKGTAAKFNLLLGLALDTEYVLMDEPFSGIDMFSRALITEVFSSHLIEDRGVLITTHEIADVEHLIDQAVLLQNGSVIRNFNCEQLRMEEAKSIVDVMKEVYQA, via the coding sequence ATGATTGAGGTGCGGGATATACATAAAAAATATCGTAGGCGCAAGGTGCTGGATGGCGTCTCCTTTCAAATCGAGAAGGGTGAAATTACCTGCCTAATCGGCACGAATGGAGCGGGCAAATCGACCGTTATGAAAGCCATTATGGGGCTAACGCCGATCCGCAAGGGCGAAATCACAATGGATGGGCAAAAGCTTGGCAAGGAGCGGTATGAGAAAATTTCTTTTATCCCGGACCATCTGACGATGCCGCCAGCGATGAGGCTGGATGAAGCGATGGTGTTCATGGCGGACTTCTATCGCAGCTGGAATGAGGATCGGGCCAAGGAGCTGATGACATTTTTTCAACTGGAGGGGAAAGAACGGATCGGCCATTTGTCCAAAGGGACGGCGGCAAAGTTCAATCTGCTGCTGGGGCTAGCGCTGGATACCGAATATGTGCTGATGGATGAGCCGTTCTCCGGCATTGATATGTTCAGCCGAGCGCTCATTACGGAAGTTTTTTCGAGCCATCTGATTGAAGATCGCGGTGTGTTGATTACGACGCATGAGATTGCAGACGTTGAACATCTTATTGATCAGGCCGTGCTGCTACAAAATGGTTCGGTTATCCGCAATTTTAATTGCGAGCAGCTTCGTATGGAGGAAGCCAAGTCAATTGTGGATGTCATGAAGGAGGTGTATCAGGCTTGA
- a CDS encoding ATP-binding protein — MQTAFKEMLKIKRCNRAIKAILLILLIVLTGADFLRVAQASSQPEQPHHPDSTAGRGQLDLTGMPIDNNLISLNGGWTFYWNRLLEPDEIGAASNGQPAFISVPSSWGTSATEAVAPEGTGAATYHLRVRTQPLDGIYGLSIKSIQSSYLVFINGKLTASVGTVSTDQEKAVARFAQPVVLFNHKGTTLDIVIQVANYSYPSGGIDKSILFGSEASITKHRQLGIAKDLFLFGSIFIMFVYHLVLYLLRRSQLSALYFALFCFCISVRTLFVNERFIMVMFPDLNWQLFAKVSYLTVYMGAPCIILYIQSLYPAYFPKLKTRIAISLFTAFSALVVVAPVSVYHYSLLPFQVMIMLTLGYILAKLIYAAACKEQGTYLILIGFVNLFLFALNDVLYTNNRTSLGSLVPFGLFIFIMLQSILLSLHFSRAFKEIEKLSTKLMLSNQIKDQFLANTSHELKTPLQGIIGLAESLAEGDAGKLPDTAVGQLRLIRISGQRLSHLVNDLLDLTKLRHKEIVLQPSVLNIRQAASLAIELLEPLSDRKQLTIRNDIPAEMLAYADENRLMQIFNNLFGNAIKFTHDGWVAVTAAQQGEWLLLTIRDTGEGIAPQHLETIFEAFEQGDGSMIRRYEGSGLGLSISRNLVELHGGHIWAESSPGEGTAICFTLPAYLANKASKEKINEVVRGSRREGIARRETAAGLAVGEAADEAVTEAAAAAFIIEAPSVLTVDDDPIILQVLSNHLTAEGFQVRQTTGGHGALQLLAEGYQPCLIIVDLMMPQMSGYELCQAIRQQYDAQVPILILTARNQPADLELGFASGANDYLIKPVTKSELMLRLRLHLKLATWEQSMEREVLERTVHIRESMKETAIAMADISAYEERNRIAKEIHDALGYALTTTLIQLEAGQSLLADKPQAAKQHMLNSQELVRQGLRDVRKSLRSLKDSEREHDFEGRIETLLRDTESYAMVNITRTVQLDGVQLGQEQEKLLYYALQEGLTNGIRHGGSKHFDFRLMLREGRVIFSLGNEGLPYRPEQPDGLGLHYMKQHAEAAGGQFHVDNAQGTGCLIKITLPAQKEYT, encoded by the coding sequence TTGCAGACGGCCTTCAAGGAAATGCTCAAAATCAAGCGTTGTAACCGCGCCATCAAGGCTATACTGCTTATCTTGCTGATTGTCCTAACAGGAGCGGACTTCCTTAGGGTCGCACAAGCCTCCAGCCAGCCAGAGCAACCCCACCATCCAGATTCAACCGCTGGGCGTGGGCAGCTTGACCTTACCGGCATGCCCATAGACAACAACCTTATTTCACTAAATGGCGGATGGACGTTTTATTGGAATCGGCTTCTTGAACCGGATGAGATTGGGGCTGCCAGCAATGGGCAGCCTGCTTTTATTTCCGTTCCCAGCAGTTGGGGCACCTCTGCCACCGAAGCTGTAGCGCCCGAGGGGACAGGCGCTGCCACCTACCATCTGCGCGTTCGCACGCAACCGCTAGACGGCATTTATGGTCTGTCAATCAAAAGCATTCAAAGCTCATACCTTGTATTTATCAACGGAAAGCTCACCGCTTCAGTCGGCACGGTCAGCACGGATCAGGAAAAAGCCGTGGCACGCTTTGCCCAGCCCGTTGTCCTCTTCAATCATAAGGGAACGACTCTTGATATCGTGATTCAGGTTGCCAATTACTCCTATCCGTCAGGCGGAATAGACAAAAGCATTTTGTTCGGCAGCGAGGCCTCTATTACCAAGCATAGGCAGCTCGGCATTGCCAAGGATCTATTTTTATTTGGCTCAATCTTCATTATGTTCGTTTATCATTTGGTGTTGTATTTGCTAAGGCGAAGCCAGCTGTCCGCCCTATATTTCGCTTTGTTCTGCTTCTGTATTTCAGTACGCACCTTGTTCGTCAATGAACGGTTTATTATGGTCATGTTCCCCGATTTGAATTGGCAGCTGTTTGCCAAGGTGTCCTATTTGACCGTCTATATGGGAGCACCGTGCATTATTTTATATATTCAAAGCCTCTACCCGGCCTACTTCCCGAAGCTGAAGACGCGAATAGCCATAAGCCTATTTACAGCATTTTCTGCCCTCGTAGTGGTTGCTCCTGTATCCGTTTACCATTATTCGCTGCTTCCTTTTCAAGTTATGATTATGCTAACGCTTGGTTATATTTTGGCTAAGCTTATTTATGCCGCGGCCTGCAAAGAGCAAGGCACCTATCTTATCCTGATCGGCTTTGTAAATTTATTTCTGTTCGCCCTGAATGATGTACTGTACACCAACAATAGGACAAGCCTAGGCTCGTTAGTGCCATTCGGGCTGTTCATTTTTATTATGCTGCAGTCTATTTTGCTGTCGCTGCATTTCTCCCGTGCCTTCAAGGAAATAGAGAAGCTGTCCACAAAGCTGATGCTGTCCAACCAGATTAAGGACCAGTTTCTCGCAAATACCTCGCATGAGCTGAAAACACCGCTTCAGGGCATTATTGGGCTGGCGGAATCTTTAGCCGAGGGAGATGCCGGCAAGCTGCCGGATACCGCTGTCGGGCAGCTGAGGCTCATCCGCATCAGCGGTCAGCGACTGTCTCATCTCGTCAATGATTTGCTTGATTTAACGAAGCTGCGTCATAAGGAAATTGTGCTGCAGCCGTCTGTGCTGAACATTCGGCAAGCTGCTTCGCTCGCCATTGAGCTGCTGGAGCCGCTCTCTGACCGAAAGCAGCTCACGATTCGCAATGACATTCCAGCTGAAATGCTAGCCTATGCGGATGAAAATCGGCTGATGCAAATTTTCAACAACTTGTTTGGAAACGCTATTAAATTTACCCATGACGGCTGGGTTGCCGTCACAGCAGCCCAGCAAGGCGAGTGGCTGCTGCTAACGATCCGCGATACGGGAGAAGGGATTGCCCCGCAGCATTTGGAGACGATCTTTGAAGCATTCGAGCAAGGCGACGGCTCCATGATTCGGCGCTACGAAGGCTCAGGGCTTGGGCTCAGCATCTCCCGAAATCTCGTCGAGCTGCACGGCGGACACATATGGGCAGAATCGTCTCCCGGTGAGGGGACCGCGATTTGCTTTACGCTACCTGCTTATTTGGCGAATAAGGCTAGTAAAGAGAAAATAAACGAGGTTGTTAGAGGCAGTCGCAGGGAAGGCATTGCGAGAAGGGAAACTGCCGCCGGACTAGCTGTTGGGGAAGCTGCAGACGAAGCTGTTACAGAAGCGGCAGCTGCCGCTTTCATCATAGAAGCCCCATCCGTGCTTACGGTGGATGATGATCCGATTATTTTGCAGGTGCTGTCCAACCACTTGACCGCAGAAGGTTTTCAGGTCCGGCAAACGACTGGTGGACACGGAGCTCTGCAGCTGTTGGCAGAAGGTTACCAGCCATGCCTCATTATCGTTGATTTAATGATGCCGCAGATGTCCGGCTATGAGCTGTGCCAAGCCATTCGGCAGCAATATGATGCGCAGGTGCCGATACTCATTTTGACAGCGCGCAATCAGCCCGCCGATCTGGAGCTTGGATTTGCCAGCGGCGCAAATGATTATTTGATTAAGCCGGTCACGAAGTCGGAGCTGATGCTGCGGCTCAGGCTCCATCTCAAGCTCGCGACATGGGAGCAATCGATGGAGCGCGAGGTTTTGGAGCGAACGGTGCACATTCGTGAATCGATGAAGGAGACGGCCATCGCTATGGCCGACATTAGCGCATATGAAGAGCGCAACCGCATCGCCAAAGAAATTCACGATGCGCTAGGCTATGCGCTGACCACGACGCTGATCCAGCTGGAAGCCGGGCAAAGCCTGCTCGCTGACAAGCCCCAAGCCGCGAAGCAGCATATGCTTAATTCGCAGGAGCTTGTACGGCAAGGCTTGCGGGATGTGCGCAAATCTTTGCGAAGCTTGAAGGATAGCGAGCGGGAGCATGATTTTGAGGGACGCATAGAGACGCTGCTGCGGGATACGGAATCGTATGCCATGGTAAACATAACGCGTACCGTGCAATTGGATGGCGTACAGCTTGGCCAAGAGCAGGAGAAGCTGCTCTATTACGCTTTGCAAGAAGGGCTTACTAATGGCATTCGCCATGGCGGAAGCAAACACTTCGACTTCCGGCTGATGCTGCGGGAAGGACGGGTTATTTTTTCCCTTGGCAATGAGGGGCTACCTTATCGTCCGGAACAGCCTGACGGCCTCGGGCTGCATTATATGAAGCAGCATGCAGAGGCGGCAGGCGGCCAGTTTCACGTGGATAATGCGCAAGGAACCGGCTGCTTGATTAAAATTACACTACCCGCACAGAAGGAGTACACTTAA
- a CDS encoding GntR family transcriptional regulator, protein MKTNEGWTEVAFNGRDPVYLQVVKFFKEQLVIGKMEAGQIIPSRRELGALLKINPNTAQKAYKEMEEQQLIVTEGNSPSRITTDENVLRAIRAELIGEAVEAFVASVRKIDVPVEELLELVKHKYTEDKQLSGEKQGGGVQHD, encoded by the coding sequence ATGAAGACAAATGAAGGCTGGACGGAAGTCGCTTTCAATGGCCGTGACCCGGTCTACTTGCAGGTCGTCAAGTTTTTTAAGGAGCAGTTGGTCATTGGGAAAATGGAAGCCGGACAAATCATTCCCTCGCGAAGGGAGCTCGGCGCACTGCTCAAGATCAACCCCAATACGGCGCAGAAAGCTTATAAGGAAATGGAGGAACAGCAGTTGATCGTAACAGAAGGGAATTCGCCAAGCCGGATTACTACGGACGAGAACGTATTGCGGGCTATCCGCGCGGAGCTGATAGGCGAGGCTGTGGAGGCATTCGTGGCCTCTGTTCGTAAAATCGATGTTCCGGTGGAGGAGCTGCTGGAGCTGGTCAAGCATAAGTATACGGAAGATAAGCAGCTGAGTGGCGAGAAGCAGGGGGGAGGCGTGCAGCATGATTGA
- a CDS encoding protein rhiA: MSTTTTTYSVSVQNNATYNASLAIYQVDPNLDDPNVLTLAWLVKPSTSGSTTTFTWGIDYAFYWSEVDVPQPGSTITSTAQRSADLSSSNYVEFSHANGGTYQFSQATSGGKEGVMYIHQDGSINPSDNAYIGIMMNSKPAVAIQAQPNTKTEFTAHPAYYMVYGRIEPGEIIDISEYADTALKLEFNGVTNHAVVLTAKNQLNIVS; the protein is encoded by the coding sequence ATGTCAACGACTACAACGACGTATTCCGTAAGTGTGCAAAACAATGCAACCTATAACGCAAGCCTTGCTATCTATCAGGTGGACCCGAACCTGGACGATCCGAATGTGCTCACGCTCGCTTGGTTGGTCAAGCCTTCTACTTCAGGCTCCACAACGACATTCACATGGGGAATTGACTATGCCTTCTACTGGTCAGAGGTTGATGTTCCACAACCAGGCTCGACGATTACGTCGACCGCTCAGCGTTCAGCCGATCTAAGCTCCAGCAATTATGTGGAATTCAGCCATGCGAATGGCGGCACCTACCAGTTTTCACAAGCGACCTCAGGTGGAAAAGAAGGCGTCATGTACATCCATCAGGATGGTTCTATTAATCCGAGCGATAATGCCTACATCGGCATTATGATGAACAGCAAGCCTGCTGTGGCCATTCAAGCGCAGCCAAACACAAAAACAGAATTTACTGCTCATCCTGCCTATTATATGGTGTATGGCCGCATTGAGCCGGGTGAAATCATCGACATTAGCGAATATGCGGATACAGCGCTCAAGCTGGAGTTTAATGGTGTAACGAACCACGCGGTCGTGCTGACAGCTAAAAATCAGCTAAACATTGTGTCCTAA
- a CDS encoding M12 family metallopeptidase, with protein sequence MAEPLPEVYANDLFEKGVAETGYVYLADHTTPIKVDYVEYDKLAIVDGDIVVAQADKMRQLKAFVEQESLQQGTDPHVDIIIDMKRLWPRGIVYYAFDANVPAVVLKDIKAAMTAVSNACPGISFILRVTEPNYVSFKMGTGHSSYVGMIGGKQLITLGVNYVLGNIIHEIGHTLGMLHEHTKPNRDTYIKVDMANIAADKQSNFVIINHPQLFKSLQYDWGSIMHYGKGAFALDRAKPTITPTQALPPGTVMGQRTGLSELDAEGINALYNASGATFEQKLS encoded by the coding sequence ATGGCAGAGCCATTGCCAGAGGTTTATGCAAACGATTTGTTTGAAAAAGGGGTTGCCGAGACGGGCTATGTTTATTTAGCTGATCATACGACACCCATTAAAGTGGACTATGTAGAATATGATAAGCTTGCGATCGTCGATGGCGATATAGTGGTCGCCCAGGCCGATAAAATGCGGCAGTTGAAAGCTTTTGTCGAGCAGGAAAGCCTGCAGCAGGGGACAGACCCGCATGTTGATATTATTATTGATATGAAGCGGCTGTGGCCTCGCGGAATCGTTTATTATGCGTTTGACGCCAATGTGCCAGCCGTCGTGCTGAAGGATATTAAAGCGGCAATGACGGCTGTAAGCAACGCATGTCCCGGTATTTCCTTCATTTTGCGGGTAACGGAGCCCAATTATGTATCGTTTAAAATGGGAACGGGGCATAGCTCATACGTGGGGATGATTGGCGGCAAGCAGCTCATTACGCTGGGCGTAAACTATGTGCTGGGCAACATTATTCATGAGATCGGCCATACGCTGGGTATGCTGCATGAGCATACGAAGCCGAACCGCGATACGTACATTAAGGTCGATATGGCAAATATTGCGGCTGATAAGCAAAGCAATTTTGTTATTATTAATCATCCTCAGCTGTTCAAGTCCTTGCAGTATGATTGGGGCTCGATCATGCATTATGGCAAAGGCGCCTTCGCCCTCGATAGAGCGAAACCGACGATCACGCCGACTCAAGCATTGCCTCCTGGCACAGTGATGGGGCAGCGAACGGGCTTGTCTGAGCTGGATGCAGAGGGCATCAACGCTTTGTATAACGCAAGCGGAGCGACATTTGAGCAGAAGCTGTCTTAG